The DNA segment AACTAATTTGGTGGATATGTTTTGTGGCAACTACTTAAGTTCTTGACATTCTTAAAGAAAAGGTCATGCTGCTATCAACTGCAATTTTAGATTTGTAAAAATATCTCTTAATATGAAGGAAATTATGTGGTGGATTATTGTATTTTTCAATGTTAAGGCAGCCACTTCTGGTTTCAGGAAGGAGGTTCAACAACTTAACTTCAGTCTACCTTGCACGGCATATGCCTACAGGCATGCAAGTTGCTGTCAGGATCACAGACCTAGAAAATTGCTCTGAAGAACATTTGAAAGCCTTACAGGTAAAGCAATAGCATTTCTGCATAAGGCTGATGAAGATAGTGATGAATACACGTGGGGTTACTGAACAGAGGTAGCCTTTGTGTTTGTACTGGGTCATTTCAGTCAAGTTTTTTCCTCCAAAGGCATAGAATATAAACACCAGGCATGTGTAGATTTGAGAgttgctttctgaagaaaacagttaaCAAGTGTTTTAGAAATACTACTGTAATTGtacagctttttctttgaaacatgTTCTGTACTTGGTATTTAACACCAAAACTTTGGACTATGAGCAAACTAGATTTACTTCAGACAAATGTAATTACAGGCAAGTTATTTACATTTCTATTGCAGGCTATGCACATCACCTGCAACTTTGTATAAATGCACACAGGCAACAGTTCTTCCTACTGATTACTGATGTAGTTAATGCTCTTAGTAAGACTGTTGTCTTGTGGTTAACACATCCACTTTCATTTAATTCCATAGAATGAGGTGGTTTTATCCCACTTTTTCCAGCATCCCAACATAATGACACTTTGGACAGTGTTTACAGCTGGTAGTTGGCTTTGGGTCATCTCCCCATTCATGGCTTATGGTAAGAACTGTTAACTGCAATTTTGGAATAGGAAAAAGGGCTGATACCATTTGGACCACACGGTCCATCAGAGGTTTCCTTTTAAGCAAACCCTGtcttacaggaaaaagaaactttatCAAACTATTTGTTTAGAGAAGCCTTCTGTACATAATCTTCCCCCCCCATTGAAGGCTGGTATTGGAACTGCATTAAATTGCAGTTGGTCCTAACACCCACCATGTGAGGAATGGTAACTGGGAGATGTTTGAGTTTATACAGCTTTGAATTTTGGCAACAGAAAACTTGATTGAGTAAAGGTTTGGCATAGACTTTCAGTTAACAGAAGCATGGCTTGAGTGAGATCTTTGCCCAATGGATCCATCAGTTGCATCTATGTAACTGTTCTTGACGTATCACAGTCAATATAAAGATGAGAACACCACTCTTGATGAACGTAGACAATGAAGCAAGCATAGACAAGTAATTTAACAAGACTTGTTAGGCTTAGCTAGGCTTTTTTCACTTCCAGGTTCAGCTAGACACCTGCTGAAGACTTACTTTCCTGAAGGAATGAGTGAAGCTTTGATAGGGAACATTCTGTTTGGTGCAATCAGAGGATTAAATTACATGCACCAGAATGGCTACATTCACAGGTAGGAGAATGTCAGTAGGTAAGAATCAGGTTACAAAATCCAGTTTATGAAGAATTTAGTTccacttcaaaattaattttcagcttaAGTGTtattcccttcctttttctatATACCCTCTTATGTCAGCCACTGCAGAAgctgttttttttcaatacagcaGAACCAAGTTTGTAGAAACTTAACAAGAACAGTACTCATGCATTACTTCATGCCAGTTGTTACAGGGATTACACATCTGTCTGGCTTTGGCTCTTTCAAACAGACAAGAAACAGAGTTGTAGAAACGGCTTCCTTACTTTACACCCTTTGCAGGGAAGGAGGACCCTTCTCCAATTTCTGGCAGTTTTCTCTTGCTGATCATCTCTCCTCTCTCTTGGGGCTGTATTAAAAAGACAACTCATACTGAGTGAAGAACTTCATGAAAATAATCTGCTAAATAGAACTGCATGCTAACATTGCACTACAAGTTAATGAAATATGAAAGCCTTTCTACTCTAGTAGTtctttgaataatttttataaCTAAAATTTACCACTTTATGTTACAGGAATATTAAAGCTAGCCACATTCTGATTTCAGGGGATGGGCTGGTTTCTCTCTCTGGCTTAAACAACCTctacagtttaattaaaaatggacAAAAGTCAAAGGTGGTATATGATTTCCCCCAGTTTAGTACATCTGTGCTTCCTTGGCTGAGTCCTGAACTACTGAGACAGGTTAgtataaattaaatttcattcttCCTATTCAAAGTTGCTGGGAATACTCAACGTCTAACTTCAGCGTGCTTGCAGAAAGGCAGTGGAAGCTGTTGAACTGCAACTTTTGAAAAGGCATAGATGAACTGGATTTGTATTTCTCCTaaagaaaaccagttttaaaGCTGTTGTTAAGGTGGTGCTGTACTGTCTCCTCACCTGACCTTCCTGGAAACTACTACAGATCCTAAAACTTGTCTTCAGTACAACCATCAGATTTCTGAACAAAGCCTGAAGTTTCACAATTTAATTGCCTCAATCCAGTGTAGATAGATTACAGGGTACTGGAATCTTGCTTTGAAACAGAcgcttttatttttgtcagcACTGATCAATGGCATCAGTGATCCAGTAGAGTTTTCTTTCACAGGATTTATCTGGGTATAACATGAAGTCTGACATTTACAGTGTGGGAATTACAGCATGTGAATTAGCCAATGGACATGTTCCATTTCAAGATATGCCCCGAACTCAGGTATGATTCTAAACTTAATTTCTACTGAAAACCATGctgagctttttttgttttactctgAGAAACCAATGCTATTGCTGCTGAAATGgtggctggttttgttatttcaaaTATGCATGCTTCTTTCTAGATCAAATGATTGTTCTGTTCCTGGAGTTTCACAGCTTAGCCTAAATAGGTCCAGATTAGCTGCTGAACTCTTTTGCTGGTCTTCCTTTCTACTAGATGCTGCTGCAAAAGCTGAAAGGTCCCACATATTGTCCTTGGGATATAAATACCTTTCCCCGTGGGGAATCCAGGATGAAGAATTCCCGATCAGGTGTTGATTCTGGAATTGGTGAGAGCATGACACGCACAATGACCAGTGAAAGACTGCAAGTTcccttttccaaaacattttcacCAGCTTTCCACAACTTGGTAGAACTTTGCTTGCAACAAGACCCTGAGAAAAGGTAACCTTCTAGTGAAAACGAATTTTCTGTCACTTCAATCTAAGAC comes from the Falco peregrinus isolate bFalPer1 chromosome 8, bFalPer1.pri, whole genome shotgun sequence genome and includes:
- the STRADB gene encoding STE20-related kinase adapter protein beta isoform X2, with amino-acid sequence MSCLDCSCILHTPVESIRPEELSQSSVHESLADSELAWIPPSTGRNEMVFCSSNVSHYELQLEIGRRFNNLTSVYLARHMPTGMQVAVRITDLENCSEEHLKALQHPNIMTLWTVFTAGSWLWVISPFMAYGSARHLLKTYFPEGMSEALIGNILFGAIRGLNYMHQNGYIHRNIKASHILISGDGLVSLSGLNNLYSLIKNGQKSKVVYDFPQFSTSVLPWLSPELLRQDLSGYNMKSDIYSVGITACELANGHVPFQDMPRTQMLLQKLKGPTYCPWDINTFPRGESRMKNSRSGVDSGIGESMTRTMTSERLQVPFSKTFSPAFHNLVELCLQQDPEKRPSASSLLSHTFFKQIKEQTQNSLLSLLPPPIQNNRSELLALPSAIVGTELGHITANQDDTDWEF
- the STRADB gene encoding STE20-related kinase adapter protein beta isoform X1, with product MSCLDCSCILHTPVESIRPEELSQSSVHESLADSELAWIPPSTGRNEMVFCSSNVSHYELQLEIGRRFNNLTSVYLARHMPTGMQVAVRITDLENCSEEHLKALQNEVVLSHFFQHPNIMTLWTVFTAGSWLWVISPFMAYGSARHLLKTYFPEGMSEALIGNILFGAIRGLNYMHQNGYIHRNIKASHILISGDGLVSLSGLNNLYSLIKNGQKSKVVYDFPQFSTSVLPWLSPELLRQDLSGYNMKSDIYSVGITACELANGHVPFQDMPRTQMLLQKLKGPTYCPWDINTFPRGESRMKNSRSGVDSGIGESMTRTMTSERLQVPFSKTFSPAFHNLVELCLQQDPEKRPSASSLLSHTFFKQIKEQTQNSLLSLLPPPIQNNRSELLALPSAIVGTELGHITANQDDTDWEF
- the STRADB gene encoding STE20-related kinase adapter protein beta isoform X3, whose amino-acid sequence is MPTGMQVAVRITDLENCSEEHLKALQNEVVLSHFFQHPNIMTLWTVFTAGSWLWVISPFMAYGSARHLLKTYFPEGMSEALIGNILFGAIRGLNYMHQNGYIHRNIKASHILISGDGLVSLSGLNNLYSLIKNGQKSKVVYDFPQFSTSVLPWLSPELLRQDLSGYNMKSDIYSVGITACELANGHVPFQDMPRTQMLLQKLKGPTYCPWDINTFPRGESRMKNSRSGVDSGIGESMTRTMTSERLQVPFSKTFSPAFHNLVELCLQQDPEKRPSASSLLSHTFFKQIKEQTQNSLLSLLPPPIQNNRSELLALPSAIVGTELGHITANQDDTDWEF